One genomic region from Xyrauchen texanus isolate HMW12.3.18 chromosome 4, RBS_HiC_50CHRs, whole genome shotgun sequence encodes:
- the LOC127640248 gene encoding polymerase delta-interacting protein 2-like: MAACVLRQGLFCTFSKYSQAHTLRTLTVNFNSGHCANRCRLQCLRCGLLNTPQQRRSMSSRNRPEGKVLETVGVFEAPKHHGKYETGQLFLHSVFGYRGIVLFPWHARLYDRDVNPPAAEIKSEPTGAQGSKEVKGKTHTYYQVLIDTRDCPHISQRSQTEAVTFLANHDESRALYAIPGLDYVSHEDILPYNSTDQVPIQHELFERFLMFNPSKVPPFISRDTLHAWQEKNHPWLELSDVHRETTESIRVTVIPFYMGMREAQNSHVYWWRYCIRLENLGNEVVQLRERHWRIFSLSGTLETVRGRGVVGREPVLSKEQPAFQYSSHVSLQAPSGHMWGSYRLERSNGTFFDVRIPPFSLESKKDDSPNNFLPGPFSSLA; this comes from the exons atggcagCCTGCGTCCTAAGACAGGGGTTATTTTGCACCTTTAGTAAATACAGTCAGGCGCACACTTTACGGACATTAACTGTAAATTTTAATAGTGGACATTGTGCTAACAGATGTCGCTTGCAGTGTCTTAGATGTGGTCTTCTCAATACTCCTCAACAGAGACGGTCCATGTCCTCCCG TAACAGGCCTGAGGGCAAGGTGCTGGAAACAGTTGGAGTATTTGAAGCACCAAAACACCATGGCAAATATGAGACTGGGCAG TTATTCTTGCACAGTGTCTTTGGCTACAGAGGTATAGTTCTTTTCCCCTGGCATGCTCGACTCTATGACAGAGATGTCAACCCCCCAGCTGCAGAAAT TAAATCTGAGCCTACAGGAGCTCAAGGGTCAAAGGAGGTGAAAGGCAAAACCCACACTTACTATCAGGTCCTCATAGACACCAGAGACTGTCCACATATT TCTCAGAGATCACAAACAGAGGCTGTCACATTTCTGGCCAACCATGATGAAAGCAGGGCCCTCTATGCTAttccag GTCTGGACTATGTGAGCCATGAAGACATTTTACCCTATAACTCAACAGACCAGGTGCCCATTCAACACGAACTTTTTGAGAGATTCCTCATGTTCAACCCATCCAAAG TGCCACCATTTATATCCAGAGACACACTTCATGCATGGCAGGAAAAAAACCACCCATGGCTGGAGCTGTCTGATGTTCACCGCGAGACCACGGAAAGCATTCGAGTCACAGTCATCCCATTTTACATGGGTATGCGG gaagcACAGAATTCTCATGTTTACTGG TGGCGGTACTGTATTCGTCTGGAGAATCTGGGGAATGAGGTGGTGCAGCTGAGAGAAAGACACTGGAGGATCTTCAGTTTGTCTGGCACTTTAGAGACCGTCAGGGGCAGAGGAGTCGTAGGACGG GAGCCAGTGTTATCTAAAGAACAGCCAGCGTTCCAGTATAGTAGTCATGTCTCTTTGCAGGCCCCTAGTGGACATATGTG GGGCTCCTACCGGCTTGAGCGGTCCAATGGTACCTTCTTTGATGTGCGTATCCCTCCCTTCTCTCTTGAGAGCAAGAAAGACGATTCTCCCAACAACTTCCTGCCTGGCCCTTTTTCTTCCCTTGCTTAA